From the Amycolatopsis thermoflava N1165 genome, one window contains:
- a CDS encoding HEAT repeat domain-containing protein: MRINQDEVAERLAAVRAARNADAEVAAMAGASPRLWLAVDDGARRHPQGHRGVLARALGRDGRLREAALTRLDERIALPVLAIRAADWVPQVRERARRECLRHLFRDPMTAVDLFPFACLLRPRAQGEWLAVTLEGMLRTPEVRSATLASPDVLTRRTVYTSGRADVGELTAGLQDADLKIRLACAARLAGSTDPEVLHLLRSSGTAALRARAVRDPADALPALADPASLVRAYAQFVLRRAGEDPAPHYRKLVTAAASPGAVAGLGETGTEADGALLLPLLGDPRPKVRAETVRALRRLRVVPVDRLAPLLADPSPRVARQVVLALRGCATEIDEAALRRMLDPGQPGHRRRNAFQLLSARDTWPRLALDLRLLLGPDEPLRETARNDLSNWFAHGSATTYTAPRGERAAELRDLVSRAEPLLGEARARVLRLFL; encoded by the coding sequence GTGCGGATCAACCAGGACGAGGTGGCGGAGCGACTCGCGGCGGTGCGTGCCGCGCGGAACGCCGACGCCGAGGTCGCGGCGATGGCGGGGGCGAGCCCGCGCCTGTGGCTCGCCGTCGACGACGGCGCGCGGCGCCACCCACAGGGGCACCGCGGCGTGCTGGCCCGGGCGCTCGGCCGGGACGGCCGCCTCCGCGAAGCCGCGCTGACACGGCTCGACGAGCGGATCGCCCTGCCGGTGCTGGCGATCCGCGCGGCGGACTGGGTGCCGCAGGTGCGCGAGCGCGCCCGGCGGGAGTGCCTCCGCCACCTCTTCCGGGACCCGATGACCGCGGTGGACCTGTTCCCGTTCGCGTGCCTGCTGCGGCCACGCGCGCAGGGCGAGTGGCTGGCCGTGACACTCGAAGGCATGCTGCGGACGCCCGAAGTCCGCTCGGCCACCCTCGCCTCCCCCGACGTGCTCACCCGCCGGACCGTCTACACCTCGGGGCGCGCCGACGTCGGCGAGCTGACGGCCGGGCTCCAGGACGCGGACCTGAAGATCCGGCTGGCCTGCGCGGCCCGCCTGGCCGGCAGCACCGACCCCGAGGTGCTGCACCTGCTCCGCAGCAGCGGCACGGCCGCCCTGCGCGCCCGGGCGGTCCGCGACCCCGCTGACGCGCTGCCGGCGCTGGCCGACCCCGCTTCGCTGGTCCGCGCGTACGCCCAGTTCGTCCTGCGCCGCGCGGGCGAGGACCCGGCCCCGCACTACCGCAAGCTGGTGACCGCGGCGGCGAGCCCGGGTGCGGTCGCGGGCCTCGGCGAGACGGGAACCGAGGCCGACGGGGCGCTGCTCCTGCCGCTGCTCGGCGATCCCCGGCCCAAGGTGCGCGCCGAAACCGTCCGCGCCTTGCGGCGGCTGCGGGTGGTCCCGGTCGACCGCCTGGCGCCGTTGCTCGCCGACCCGTCCCCGCGCGTCGCCCGGCAGGTGGTGCTCGCGCTGCGCGGGTGCGCCACCGAGATCGACGAGGCGGCGCTACGCCGCATGCTCGATCCCGGCCAGCCCGGGCACCGCAGGCGCAACGCGTTCCAGTTGCTGTCCGCGCGCGACACCTGGCCCCGCCTCGCCCTGGACCTGCGCCTGCTGCTGGGCCCGGACGAGCCGCTCCGGGAAACCGCTCGCAACGACCTGAGCAACTGGTTCGCCCACGGGTCCGCGACCACCTACACCGCCCCGCGCGGCGAGCGGGCCGCCGAACTGCGCGACCTCGTCAGCCGCGCGGAGCCGCTGCTCGGCGAGGCTCGTGCGCGGGTGCTGCGCCTGTTCCTCTAG
- a CDS encoding DEAD/DEAH box helicase, translated as MTSAPVSASAAPSFAALGVPPVLVAALAERGIDAPFPIQAATLPHSLAGRDVLGRGRTGSGKTYAFALPVLTRLAASRAPRRPGRPRALILAPTRELATQIDAALAPLAEALSLRTMTVFGGVGAAPQIAGLRAGVDVLVACPGRLADHLASGHAHLDAVEITVLDEADHMADLGFLPQVKRLLDRTPRDGQRLLFSATLDAGVDVLVKRFLSDPVTHSVDSARSPVATMEHHVLHVEPDTRLDVLVDLAAAPGRTVVFTRTKHRAKALTRKLVAAGVPAVELHGNLGQTARTRNLAAFSDGSATTLVATDIAARGIHVDDVARVIHADPPVEHKAYLHRSGRTARAGAAGVVITLMTDDQISDVRALTRKAGISPVTTRLAPGHELLSELAPGDRVFRKLPARSGAGAAAGRGGAGASRRSGAEPREKRAGAAARGSGGARRKPGGDVREQPGRGEARQRPRGDGRQDPGAGAARGSGGRRKPDVRQEPGGSGGAGRREPDVRQPGRGAGARRSGGSARQEPGARQPGGERQQTDRAGATSARRSGGAAAFSAGARTGRRRGGSSR; from the coding sequence GTGACTTCTGCCCCTGTGTCCGCTTCCGCCGCGCCTTCCTTCGCCGCGCTCGGCGTGCCTCCGGTGCTGGTCGCCGCGCTGGCCGAGCGGGGCATCGACGCGCCGTTCCCGATCCAGGCGGCGACCCTGCCGCACTCGCTGGCCGGCCGGGACGTGCTCGGCCGGGGCCGCACCGGCTCCGGCAAGACCTACGCGTTCGCGCTCCCGGTGCTGACCCGGCTCGCCGCGAGCCGCGCGCCGCGCAGGCCGGGGCGGCCCCGCGCGCTGATCCTCGCGCCGACCCGCGAACTCGCCACCCAGATCGACGCGGCGCTGGCGCCGCTGGCCGAGGCGCTGTCGCTGCGCACCATGACCGTGTTCGGCGGGGTCGGCGCGGCGCCGCAGATCGCCGGGCTGCGCGCCGGGGTCGACGTGCTGGTCGCGTGCCCCGGCCGGCTCGCCGACCACCTCGCGAGCGGGCACGCGCACCTCGACGCCGTCGAGATCACCGTCCTCGACGAGGCCGACCACATGGCCGACCTCGGGTTCCTGCCACAGGTGAAGCGGCTGCTGGACCGCACACCGCGCGACGGTCAGCGGCTGTTGTTCTCGGCCACCCTGGACGCCGGGGTCGACGTGCTCGTGAAGCGGTTCCTCAGCGACCCGGTCACGCACAGCGTCGACTCCGCGCGCTCGCCGGTGGCGACGATGGAGCACCACGTGCTGCACGTCGAGCCGGACACGCGGCTGGACGTGCTGGTGGACCTGGCGGCCGCGCCCGGCCGGACGGTCGTGTTCACCCGCACCAAGCACCGGGCGAAGGCGCTGACGCGCAAGCTCGTCGCGGCGGGCGTGCCCGCGGTGGAGCTGCACGGCAACCTCGGCCAGACCGCGCGGACCCGCAACCTGGCCGCGTTCTCCGACGGCAGCGCGACCACGCTGGTGGCCACCGACATCGCCGCCCGCGGCATCCACGTGGACGACGTGGCGCGGGTCATCCACGCCGACCCGCCGGTCGAGCACAAGGCCTACCTGCACCGTTCCGGCCGCACCGCCCGAGCGGGCGCGGCGGGCGTGGTGATCACGCTGATGACCGACGACCAGATTTCGGACGTCCGCGCCCTGACCAGGAAGGCCGGGATCAGCCCGGTCACGACCCGGCTGGCGCCCGGGCACGAGCTGCTGAGCGAGCTCGCACCGGGCGACCGGGTCTTCCGCAAGCTCCCAGCGCGCAGCGGCGCGGGCGCGGCCGCGGGCCGGGGTGGTGCGGGTGCGTCGCGCCGGTCGGGCGCGGAGCCGCGGGAGAAGCGGGCCGGTGCGGCCGCGCGAGGTTCCGGTGGCGCCCGGCGCAAGCCGGGTGGGGACGTGCGGGAGCAGCCGGGCCGTGGTGAGGCGCGGCAGCGTCCGCGTGGTGACGGTCGGCAAGACCCGGGCGCGGGTGCCGCGCGTGGATCCGGAGGCCGGCGGAAACCGGACGTGCGGCAAGAGCCGGGCGGGTCTGGCGGTGCCGGTCGGCGCGAGCCGGATGTGCGGCAGCCGGGCCGTGGTGCGGGCGCGCGCAGGTCCGGCGGCAGCGCCCGGCAAGAGCCGGGAGCCCGGCAGCCGGGCGGCGAGCGGCAGCAGACGGACCGTGCGGGCGCCACCTCCGCACGGCGGTCGGGCGGGGCCGCGGCCTTCTCCGCGGGTGCCCGCACCGGCCGCCGCCGGGGTGGCTCCTCTCGCTGA
- a CDS encoding DUF5829 family protein translates to MIRQLRFRRTIAALTLAVAGAAVAAPAAQADEDGRVPQLLFYNHAYDVLDRQTADAVEHSAYLREFANFEVRTTTGGGITWTGRYLKGRETYLELFGVGDLPGSDGLFGAAGTALSSERAGDLAKVRQRLQDQGITPVDYRQTRDFGDGVPVPWFDTVRAAPAYQAFDGWAMEYLPEYFADPRSGTEPAATPDDVSRERYLPDGYQDHLMRDIAAIRIGVTPEDLAITVPLLTAGGFKVVTLADGSVIASGGGTTIRYDAVPREQAGLKQVVFTLNRSVPRHVEQIGQSNLVVGPGSTAVWTFTGTA, encoded by the coding sequence ATGATCCGACAACTGCGTTTCCGGCGGACGATCGCCGCACTCACCCTCGCTGTCGCCGGGGCGGCCGTGGCCGCGCCCGCCGCCCAGGCCGACGAAGACGGACGCGTGCCGCAGCTGCTGTTCTACAACCACGCCTACGACGTGCTGGACAGACAGACCGCGGACGCCGTCGAGCACTCCGCCTACCTGCGGGAGTTCGCGAACTTCGAGGTCCGCACCACCACCGGCGGCGGCATCACCTGGACCGGCCGCTACCTGAAGGGGCGCGAGACCTACCTCGAACTGTTCGGCGTCGGCGACCTGCCCGGCTCCGACGGCCTGTTCGGCGCCGCGGGGACCGCGCTGTCCAGCGAGCGCGCCGGCGACCTGGCCAAGGTGCGGCAGCGCCTCCAGGACCAGGGCATCACCCCGGTGGACTACCGGCAGACCCGGGACTTCGGCGACGGCGTCCCGGTGCCCTGGTTCGACACCGTGCGCGCCGCGCCCGCGTACCAGGCGTTCGACGGCTGGGCGATGGAGTACCTGCCGGAGTACTTCGCCGATCCGCGCAGCGGCACCGAGCCCGCCGCCACGCCCGACGACGTGAGCCGCGAGCGGTACCTGCCCGACGGCTACCAGGACCACCTGATGCGGGACATCGCCGCGATCCGCATCGGGGTCACCCCGGAGGACCTCGCGATCACGGTGCCGCTGCTGACCGCGGGCGGTTTCAAGGTGGTCACCCTGGCCGACGGCAGCGTGATCGCCAGCGGCGGCGGCACCACCATCCGCTACGACGCGGTGCCCCGCGAGCAGGCGGGCCTCAAGCAGGTCGTGTTCACGCTCAACCGGTCGGTGCCGCGGCACGTCGAGCAGATCGGCCAGTCGAACCTGGTGGTCGGCCCCGGCTCGACGGCGGTCTGGACGTTCACCGGCACCGCCTGA
- a CDS encoding TetR/AcrR family transcriptional regulator produces MPRPDAARARTGRPPVTSRAEILAAARRLIDRDGWEKLSVRKLAAELGIGPTTLYHHVRDKADLLVQLLNTYTGQLDRPPLPDDPRERIVVAATVMHEALAAWPWAAEVVTVDGFVGLLDEPALWMVETIVGGAVDSGCTHAQAVGVFRGIWYYTAGEVLVRARSARRDERPTRDGAFRFDPAETPHLAAIGDRWPELAARDTYADGLRALVDGLLDRR; encoded by the coding sequence GTGCCCCGACCCGATGCAGCGCGCGCCCGGACCGGGCGGCCACCGGTGACGTCCCGCGCGGAGATCCTGGCGGCCGCGCGGCGGCTCATCGACCGCGACGGCTGGGAGAAGCTGAGCGTCCGCAAGCTGGCCGCGGAACTGGGGATCGGGCCGACGACCCTGTACCACCACGTGCGGGACAAGGCGGACCTGCTGGTGCAGCTGCTCAACACCTACACCGGGCAGCTCGACCGGCCCCCGCTGCCCGACGACCCGCGGGAGCGGATCGTCGTGGCGGCCACGGTGATGCACGAGGCTCTCGCGGCGTGGCCGTGGGCCGCGGAGGTCGTCACCGTCGACGGGTTCGTCGGCCTGCTCGACGAACCGGCGCTGTGGATGGTCGAGACGATCGTGGGCGGCGCCGTCGACAGCGGATGCACGCACGCGCAGGCCGTCGGCGTCTTCCGCGGCATCTGGTACTACACGGCGGGCGAGGTCCTCGTCCGCGCCCGCTCCGCGCGCCGGGACGAACGGCCCACGCGCGACGGCGCCTTCCGCTTCGACCCGGCGGAGACGCCGCACCTGGCGGCGATCGGGGACCGCTGGCCGGAGCTGGCGGCACGCGACACCTACGCCGACGGCCTGCGCGCGCTCGTCGACGGCCTGCTCGACCGGCGGTGA
- a CDS encoding SLC13 family permease has product MVQFVSLLVLVAVFTLATVLPVNMGILAFVAAFVVGAISGISVDDVTGYFPGDTFVLVVGITLLFGVAKVNGTIDLVVAASLKLVRGRRWAVVWLMFALAAVLMSLGSVLAVGMLAPIAMPIAARYRINPLLMGMMLSHGALSAAFSPITVYGAFTTGMVHDAGLDVSPLLLFAVPFGLNVLIAAVLFAVLGRDLFGRDEDVAGPAQPAGGGGSTGTLTRTRTTVVTEPRVTPLRVITLTGMLALLVTGAFGIDVGLAAFVIAAVLLLLAPDRHKPSADEVAWPAVLLVCGMLSYMAVLKENGTLAMLGEAAAALGSPVLAALLLCFAVAIVSAFGSSIGTLGIALPLAVPLLDLGQLGAAGFVVALGFCSTVVDVSPFSTNGIIVLAQAQVPDKRVFQRRMLAYSALVVAGAPLLAWTAAILPSAL; this is encoded by the coding sequence ATGGTCCAGTTCGTTTCACTCCTCGTCCTCGTGGCGGTGTTCACCCTCGCCACGGTCCTGCCCGTCAACATGGGGATCCTCGCGTTCGTCGCCGCGTTCGTCGTCGGCGCGATCTCCGGCATCTCCGTCGACGACGTCACCGGGTACTTCCCCGGCGACACGTTCGTCCTCGTCGTCGGCATCACGCTGCTGTTCGGGGTGGCGAAAGTCAACGGCACGATCGACCTCGTCGTCGCCGCATCGCTCAAGCTGGTGCGCGGGCGGCGGTGGGCGGTGGTGTGGCTGATGTTCGCGCTAGCCGCCGTGCTCATGTCGCTGGGGTCGGTGCTCGCGGTCGGCATGCTCGCACCCATCGCGATGCCGATCGCGGCCCGCTACCGGATCAACCCGCTGCTGATGGGCATGATGCTCAGCCACGGCGCGTTGTCGGCCGCGTTCTCCCCCATCACCGTCTACGGCGCGTTCACCACCGGCATGGTGCACGACGCCGGCCTGGACGTCAGCCCGCTGCTGCTGTTCGCCGTGCCGTTCGGGCTCAACGTGCTCATCGCCGCGGTGCTGTTCGCGGTCCTCGGGCGCGACCTCTTCGGCCGCGACGAGGACGTGGCGGGACCGGCCCAGCCGGCCGGCGGTGGCGGGTCCACCGGCACGCTCACGCGGACCCGGACCACCGTCGTCACCGAGCCGCGGGTCACCCCGCTGCGGGTGATCACCCTGACCGGCATGCTCGCGCTGCTGGTCACCGGGGCGTTCGGGATCGACGTCGGGCTGGCGGCGTTCGTCATCGCCGCCGTCCTGCTGCTGCTCGCCCCGGACCGGCACAAGCCGTCGGCCGACGAGGTCGCCTGGCCCGCCGTGCTGCTGGTGTGCGGGATGCTGTCGTACATGGCGGTGCTGAAGGAGAACGGCACCCTGGCGATGCTCGGCGAGGCGGCCGCGGCACTCGGGTCGCCGGTGCTCGCCGCGCTGCTGCTGTGCTTCGCCGTGGCGATCGTGTCCGCGTTCGGCTCGTCCATCGGCACCCTCGGGATCGCGCTTCCGCTGGCCGTGCCGTTGCTCGACCTCGGGCAGCTCGGCGCCGCCGGGTTCGTCGTCGCACTCGGCTTCTGCTCCACCGTCGTGGACGTGAGCCCGTTCTCCACCAACGGGATCATCGTGCTCGCGCAGGCCCAGGTCCCCGACAAGCGCGTCTTCCAGCGCCGCATGCTCGCCTACAGCGCGCTCGTCGTGGCGGGCGCGCCCCTGCTCGCCTGGACGGCGGCGATCCTGCCGTCCGCACTCTGA
- a CDS encoding hydroxymethylglutaryl-CoA lyase: MSVTITDVVLRDGLQDEPAVVPVADRVAIAEALVAAGLRHLEAGSFVNPDKVPQMAGAEDLVAALPHQDSVHYTFLALNARGVRRAVVAGARDVLVVASASSGHSRANAGRDSDAALDDLARAVAEHPGTAFRAGISTAFVCPFDGAVAPDRLVAVTRRFAAMGIRRIGLADTLGTATPDQVMTSLAHVRDALPDVELSLHLHNAHGQALSTVDAAIEAGVTRFDSAAGGYGGCPFAPGAHGNIATEDLVAHLHAHGIPTGIDEDVLSTAVATVREALRRAPAPA, from the coding sequence GTGAGCGTGACCATCACCGACGTGGTGCTGCGCGACGGCCTGCAGGACGAGCCGGCCGTGGTGCCGGTGGCCGACCGGGTCGCGATCGCGGAGGCGCTCGTCGCCGCCGGCCTGCGGCACCTGGAAGCCGGATCGTTCGTCAACCCCGACAAGGTGCCGCAGATGGCCGGGGCGGAGGACCTGGTGGCCGCCCTGCCGCACCAGGACTCCGTGCACTACACCTTCCTCGCGCTGAACGCCCGCGGCGTGCGCCGCGCCGTCGTCGCGGGCGCCCGCGACGTGCTGGTCGTCGCCTCCGCCAGCAGCGGGCACAGCCGCGCCAACGCCGGCCGGGACAGCGACGCCGCGCTGGACGACCTGGCCCGCGCGGTGGCCGAGCACCCCGGAACCGCTTTCCGGGCCGGCATTTCGACCGCGTTCGTGTGCCCGTTCGACGGCGCGGTCGCCCCGGACCGGCTGGTCGCGGTCACCCGGCGGTTCGCCGCGATGGGCATCCGCCGCATCGGGCTCGCCGACACGCTGGGCACCGCCACGCCGGACCAGGTCATGACCTCGCTCGCGCACGTCCGCGACGCACTGCCCGACGTCGAACTCTCCCTGCACCTGCACAACGCGCACGGTCAGGCACTGAGCACAGTGGACGCCGCGATCGAGGCGGGCGTCACCCGCTTCGACAGCGCCGCGGGCGGCTACGGCGGCTGCCCGTTCGCCCCGGGCGCCCACGGCAACATCGCCACCGAGGATCTCGTGGCCCACCTGCACGCCCACGGGATCCCCACCGGGATCGACGAAGACGTGCTGTCCACTGCGGTCGCCACCGTGCGGGAGGCGCTGCGCCGCGCCCCCGCACCGGCCTGA
- a CDS encoding MFS transporter yields the protein MTKTESTAPAVRAGLTLAAVAVVQFTVSLDLSVVNVGLPRIGAALGFTAVGLTWVIHAYALTFGGLLLLGGKLADRHGRRRVLLTGLAVFGIASLAGGFAQDPGQLVAARAVQGIGAAAAAPAALALLTSTFPAGPERVRAFGVWSATNAAGGALGVLIGGVLTEYAGWRWVMFVSAPMAVVALVLARRGVAADHPARDGRPDVLGAVLATAGMTTLVFGVVRTDQHGWASPVTLVTLALAVALLAAFVHIERTTARDPLVRPGLLANRAVAGANLYNLLLGAAMASAFYFVSLYLQQVLGTGPAAAGVQFLPFALGVVAGSVLAVKLGNRFAPRTLMAGGGVLTAAGFAWFGFLSADGSFLADVLGPSIVTSVGFGLCLGPVVSVATGGVAPGEAGTASGLLNSSRQIGASLGLAALGTAAHSRSGTPVDGYAFGLALGAGLLVVAVLIALTLVPARVSAPAARAGR from the coding sequence ATGACGAAGACGGAATCGACGGCGCCGGCTGTCCGGGCGGGGCTCACCCTCGCCGCGGTGGCCGTCGTGCAGTTCACGGTGTCGCTGGACCTGTCGGTGGTGAACGTCGGGCTGCCGCGGATCGGTGCGGCGCTCGGCTTCACCGCGGTGGGCCTGACCTGGGTGATCCACGCCTACGCGCTCACCTTCGGCGGGCTGCTCCTGCTCGGCGGCAAGCTGGCCGACCGGCACGGCCGGAGGCGGGTCCTGCTGACCGGGCTCGCCGTGTTCGGCATCGCTTCGCTGGCAGGCGGTTTCGCTCAGGACCCCGGTCAACTGGTCGCGGCACGCGCCGTGCAGGGCATCGGCGCCGCGGCGGCCGCCCCGGCCGCGCTGGCGCTGCTGACCTCGACCTTCCCCGCCGGACCGGAACGAGTGCGGGCCTTCGGCGTGTGGAGCGCGACGAACGCCGCCGGCGGCGCGCTAGGTGTGCTCATCGGCGGCGTCCTCACCGAGTACGCGGGCTGGCGGTGGGTGATGTTCGTCAGCGCGCCGATGGCGGTTGTCGCGCTGGTGCTGGCACGGCGGGGCGTCGCCGCCGACCACCCGGCCCGCGACGGCAGGCCGGACGTGCTGGGCGCCGTCCTGGCCACCGCGGGCATGACCACGCTCGTGTTCGGCGTCGTGCGCACCGACCAGCACGGATGGGCCTCGCCGGTCACGCTCGTCACGCTGGCGCTCGCCGTCGCGCTGCTCGCCGCGTTCGTCCACATCGAACGGACGACAGCCCGCGATCCGCTGGTGCGCCCCGGGTTGCTCGCCAACCGTGCGGTGGCCGGGGCGAACCTCTACAACCTGCTCCTGGGCGCGGCGATGGCGTCGGCGTTCTACTTCGTCTCGCTCTACCTGCAGCAGGTGCTCGGGACCGGGCCCGCGGCGGCCGGGGTCCAGTTCCTGCCCTTCGCGCTCGGGGTGGTCGCCGGGTCGGTGCTGGCCGTCAAGCTCGGCAACCGGTTCGCGCCGCGGACGCTGATGGCGGGCGGCGGGGTGCTGACCGCGGCGGGATTCGCCTGGTTCGGCTTCCTGAGCGCCGACGGGTCGTTCCTGGCCGATGTCCTCGGCCCGTCGATCGTGACGAGTGTCGGCTTCGGACTGTGCCTCGGGCCGGTGGTGTCGGTGGCCACGGGCGGTGTCGCGCCGGGCGAGGCGGGCACGGCCTCCGGTCTGCTCAACAGTTCGCGGCAGATCGGGGCGTCGCTCGGGCTGGCCGCGCTCGGCACGGCCGCGCACAGCAGATCCGGCACCCCCGTCGACGGGTACGCGTTCGGCCTCGCGCTGGGTGCCGGGCTCCTGGTCGTCGCCGTGCTGATCGCGCTCACCCTGGTTCCGGCGCGAGTGTCCGCTCCAGCCGCGCGAGCAGGCCGGTGA
- a CDS encoding gamma carbonic anhydrase family protein, giving the protein MAHLTVDGTEPSVDAGAWIAQGAVVAGAVTVAAGAGVWYTAVLRADLDTITVGAGSNIQDGTIVHADPGFPVTIGSGVSVGHRAVLHGCTIEDDCLIGMGAVVLNGARIGAGSLVAAGAVVLEGADIPPGSLVAGLPAKVRRPLTAEEQAGTRANAENYKALARVHAQAQRA; this is encoded by the coding sequence ATGGCACACCTCACCGTGGACGGCACGGAGCCGTCCGTCGACGCGGGCGCGTGGATCGCGCAGGGCGCGGTGGTCGCCGGCGCGGTCACCGTCGCCGCGGGCGCCGGCGTCTGGTACACGGCCGTGCTGCGCGCGGACCTGGACACGATCACCGTCGGGGCGGGCAGCAACATCCAGGACGGCACGATCGTGCACGCCGATCCCGGGTTCCCCGTCACGATCGGCTCCGGAGTGAGCGTCGGGCACCGCGCGGTCCTGCACGGCTGCACCATCGAGGACGACTGCCTGATCGGGATGGGCGCGGTGGTGCTCAACGGCGCGAGGATCGGAGCGGGCAGCCTCGTCGCGGCGGGCGCGGTGGTGCTCGAGGGCGCGGACATCCCGCCCGGCTCACTGGTCGCCGGACTCCCGGCGAAGGTCCGGCGCCCGCTCACCGCCGAGGAACAGGCGGGGACGCGCGCGAATGCCGAGAACTACAAGGCACTGGCGCGGGTTCACGCCCAAGCCCAGCGCGCTTGA
- a CDS encoding MarR family winged helix-turn-helix transcriptional regulator — MSNDPGADGYPMASILRWPAHDIAESWRRELPGVRTESIEIITPVWRVAKLLADDRRRTLAELGVDPSTLDLLSVIRRAGPPYELTTREITRRTLVTPGAVSQRVARAERAGLVARAPSSASRRAVAVRLTNAGHRLIETTVRRLLEHEADLIGGLAPDERQALTGLLARLERTLAPEPG; from the coding sequence GTGTCGAACGACCCCGGCGCCGACGGCTACCCGATGGCGTCGATCCTGCGGTGGCCCGCGCACGACATCGCCGAGTCGTGGCGGCGCGAGCTGCCCGGCGTGCGCACCGAATCCATCGAGATCATCACGCCGGTGTGGCGGGTGGCGAAGCTCCTCGCCGACGACCGGCGGCGCACCCTGGCCGAACTCGGCGTCGATCCGTCCACACTGGACCTGCTGAGCGTGATCCGGCGCGCGGGCCCGCCGTACGAGCTGACCACCCGCGAGATCACCCGGCGCACGCTGGTCACCCCCGGGGCGGTGTCCCAGCGCGTGGCCCGCGCCGAGCGGGCCGGGCTCGTCGCACGGGCCCCCTCGTCGGCATCGCGCCGCGCGGTCGCCGTCCGGCTCACCAACGCCGGGCACCGCCTCATCGAAACCACCGTGCGCAGGCTGCTCGAACACGAGGCGGACCTGATCGGCGGGCTCGCCCCGGACGAGCGCCAAGCCCTCACCGGCCTGCTCGCGCGGCTGGAGCGGACACTCGCGCCGGAACCAGGGTGA
- a CDS encoding SDR family NAD(P)-dependent oxidoreductase encodes MGRIVLVTGGGSGIGRAVAARFRAAGDTVVVTGRNGERLARAAAEIGARAITCDATDPEQVARMADELGPELDVLVNMAGGNTDLTAPAGEGLGEVLRAWRANLDANLLSAVLTTTAVRDRLRPGGSIINIGSIGAEYAASSYGAAKAALAAWTAGLSSEVGPKGVTANLIAPGYIAETGFFHGKLSEDRRSALIAATHNGRAGHPDDVAATTFFLASEGARHITGQTLHVNGGAHTTR; translated from the coding sequence GTGGGTCGGATCGTGCTGGTCACCGGCGGCGGGAGCGGAATCGGCAGGGCGGTCGCCGCCCGGTTCCGCGCGGCCGGGGACACCGTGGTCGTCACCGGCCGCAACGGCGAACGGCTCGCCAGGGCCGCGGCCGAGATCGGCGCGCGGGCCATCACCTGCGACGCCACCGATCCGGAGCAGGTGGCGCGGATGGCCGACGAGCTCGGGCCGGAGCTGGACGTGCTGGTCAACATGGCGGGCGGCAACACCGACCTCACCGCGCCGGCCGGCGAGGGCCTCGGCGAGGTGCTGCGGGCGTGGCGGGCGAACCTGGACGCCAATCTGCTCAGCGCCGTGCTCACCACCACCGCCGTGCGGGACCGGCTGCGACCGGGCGGGTCGATCATCAACATCGGCTCGATCGGCGCGGAGTACGCCGCGTCCTCCTACGGCGCGGCGAAGGCGGCGCTGGCGGCGTGGACGGCCGGGCTGTCGTCGGAGGTCGGGCCGAAGGGCGTGACGGCGAACCTGATCGCGCCCGGCTACATCGCGGAAACCGGTTTCTTCCACGGAAAACTCAGCGAGGACCGGCGCAGTGCCCTGATCGCGGCCACGCACAACGGCCGGGCGGGCCACCCGGACGACGTCGCGGCGACGACGTTCTTCCTCGCCTCCGAGGGCGCCCGGCACATCACGGGACAGACCCTGCACGTCAACGGCGGGGCCCACACCACGCGATAA